The Candidatus Desulfovibrio trichonymphae region TCGTCCAGATCGTGCACAATGACGCCGGTTGTCAGACCGAGAAAATGATAGATTTTACCCATCCATGCCGCGTCACGCCTTGCCAGATAGTCGTTGACCGTAACCACGTGCACGCCCCTGCCGGAAAGCGCGTTCAGCACAGCGGCCAGCGTTGCCGCCAGAGTTTTGCCCTCGCCTGTTTTCATTTCGGCGATTTTGCCCCAGTGCAGTGTTATGCCGCCCACAAGCTGCACGTCATAGTGGCGCAAGCCGAGCGTACGGCGCGAGGCCTCGCGCGTGAGGGCAAATACTTCCGGCAACAGGCTGTCCGGCGTGGCATTGTTGTCCTTAATCTCCTTCCGAAAAGCGTCTATACGGACGCGAAAATCTGAGTCGGCAAGAGCCTGCGCTTCCGGTTCCAGCGCGTTGATGCGCTCGACCAACGGACGCAGGCGGCGCAGAAAGCGCTCGTTCCTGCTGCCGAAAATTTTTTTAAATAAAAAAGAAAACATGCGGTTCCTTCAATATTTCATGCGTCGGCAGGAAGGCCCTGAGAACGGTATACATTGCGTTTGTTGCACAGCGTGCGCACGAAAATGCCCAGCAGTTCCGCGGCATGCGCGCAATTCCCGACCATAGCTTCAAGACCTTTGATAATCGTGAGCTTTTCCACTTCGTGCAGGGGCATCACCGAGCCGGCCAGCAACCTTGCTGCAACCATTGAGATTTTCTGTCAGATCGATCTCACAGCCCGCGTCTCGCAACGACGGAGAAATGGCTGCCACGGCTCTGGCCGGCGAGAGAAACAACAATCGGCGCGTAGACATTTTACTCTTGTAACGCGTCACACCATACAATGCAACAGCCGTCTTTCACGCATGAAAACCCATATCGCGGATAAAACGCCCTATGATAACAATTCACTGCGCTTTGATCCGCAAGATTTATTCCGATTGAAGGAATGTGAATGTTGTTTTGACCACAAGAAAGAGAGATTATACAAAATGGTACTAAACATGTTCAGGGAAAATCCTTCAGCCAAGCATGACCAATAATTTTAAATGATGACTCGGTTATTTGCCAACTTCAGGTTCAATGGGAATATCTCTGAACTCTTATCATTGCCAGGGCGAAACACTCCAAGGCTATTGCCCCTTGCCTGAAGCCGCCCTCCGGGTTAAAGTCTTTTTGAGTGGAGCGGAGATGATGCTGATATGATGAAAGACGCAAGGAAAACAATAGGCAATGTGATTGACAAGCAGAGCGTCGCATACTTCTTCCATACGCGCAGCCCAATACAGGAAAAACTCGAAAACCTGCATTTATTTTTGCGACAGGAAATTTTTCGGGGCGTTATGTTGAAAGGCGCCATGAAATACTGAAGGATGCTGTCAACAAGGACATGCGCCGAACTACGGCGACTACCGCTTCAAGGTTGACGAGCGGCAAAA contains the following coding sequences:
- a CDS encoding helix-turn-helix domain-containing protein, with the translated sequence MVAARLLAGSVMPLHEVEKLTIIKGLEAMVGNCAHAAELLGIFVRTLCNKRNVYRSQGLPADA